From one Pseudoliparis swirei isolate HS2019 ecotype Mariana Trench chromosome 5, NWPU_hadal_v1, whole genome shotgun sequence genomic stretch:
- the ankmy1 gene encoding ankyrin repeat and MYND domain-containing protein 1 isoform X1 translates to MLSTFDGVAAAPGRGAAEPGTVRRSDGHRGAPGLGVQEWPDGSTYEGGFVNGYKHGKGRYTWSNGEFYEGSFYKDYRHGGGLYCWPTGHTFTGKFYLNRKEGYGQQMLPEGATFKGLYHTDQRFGPGVVGHPDGREDVGLWLGERLLRLCTSVEEGFSLKNFHEYAAYMDPAVITMSMTQVQPPTSVLQSEARADSEVDTERDLLSDDFILPPGMESYSTDGDHLPLPPGRRKELDQHFDGELWEPDAYSYQGYKRDPLAPLPLQPRMLAHMHKHRLQAGIVGWDVASVLALNRDSFGPKGPLEVSSELLIQHASRGELQTVSQILQTGLVHCDVTDSQGHSALIAATVNCHNDVIQLLLDMGADVDKLNCEGMSALAVCHVLYYPFQSLHTTSTETPSKTQGFRSPFGCGISPQISHMDFTTDTPRTAEKQTEHISHHSSKVSNEFWAGINEPETPADAGDPQEERNEKEGEGEGRGCKEMRREGKVGEKEESSRGVDENEIKEEESETKSRCDQTWENGESQLKEMEREFKMGERVEEDVEERVQNNHEEDVKEKEERGVERLIQVLDGHIALGGVQWKECRAEAAGRVQQGKDKEPTPKATFDSACSVSSYNIQVTEDLMQRSAEALSRTGFPQRSDTQETVRKMAAMKIEHRVRWTTLKLLLERGADPNASRVPMPVLFLAIMAADTEAVRRLLLCGARTNIPLPAERKGLHPLHVAAALPGPAGPRITELLLHAVTDPDARACDQNEICERDTVCVFLSFKPETLVVIFKVRVELERKGFQSQMFFVVVFLQFVMKAQESVNTSKNPQVKEGGRTALHMACQRDSDYRNASKVVALLLSHRARTDFLWSGHSPLSLAIASGNDLAVEELLNGGADPNIPLGRGVGSALCALANVNYHLGGNRAKLLDTLAKAGADILMPVMVGDVVGTAVDYAHFSFNQDSRIANTPFHVLNMRERETYTARRQLLSMMGDLLRKIAGQREKEHLEREQRLTLKITGTSNTERCVYTEADAISSNMLLPSCESLSPITEKQRKPVIKFCYQCGRSVSVKLTACSRCRKVFYCSRTCQLKAWDERHKGECIRVTADGLQKSVAFQSPRGPGPLPVTWKSHTHNRPLGVKLKFHRPLKPMGVAEEVLESQVYLSENYSGN, encoded by the exons ATGCTGTCGACCTTCGACGGTGTCGCGGCAGCACCGGGGCGAGGAGCTGCGGAGCCGGGGACAGTGAGACGGAGCGACGGCCACAGAGGAGCCCCAGGGCTCGGTGTTCAGGAGTGGCCGGATGGATCCACATACGAGGGAGGATTTGTGAACGGATACAAACACGGCAAAGGGAGGTACACCTGGAGCAATGGAGAG TTCTATGAGGGCTCTTTCTATAAAGACTACAGGCATGGGGGTGGACTCTACTGCTGGCCCACAGGCCACACGTTCACTGGCAAGTTCTATCTCAACAGAAAAGAAGGATATGGACAACAAATGTTGCCTGAAGGAGCCACCTTTAAG gGTTTGTACCATACTGACCAGAGGTTCGGGCCAGGTGTGGTTGGTCATCCAGATGGGCGTGAGGATGTGGGTCTTTGGCTCGGAGAGCGCCTGCTAAGGCTCTGTACCTCTGTAGAAGAGGGCTTCAGCCTGAAGAACTTTCATGAGTATGCTGCCTACATGGACCCAGCTGTCATCACAATGTCCATGACTCAGGTG CAGCCTCCCACTAGTGTTCTCCAGTCAGAAGCCAGAGCAGATTCTGAG GTGGATACGGAGAGAGATCTGCTGTCAGATGATTTCATCCTTCCCCCTGGTATGGAGAGTTACTCAACAGATGGGGATCACTTGCCGCTGCCCCCAGGCCGAAGGAAAGAGCTCGATCAGCACTTTGATGGCGAGCTGTGGGAGCCAGATGCTTATTCCTACCAAGGCTATAAGCGAGACCCACTCGCCCCCCTGCCCTTACAGCCCCGCATGCTggctcacatgcacaaacacag GCTACAGGCTGGAATTGTGGGCTGGGACGTGGCATCTGTTCTCGCACTGAACAGAGACAGTTTTGGGCCTAAAGGGCCTTTGGAAGTCAGCTCAGAGTTGTTGATCCAGCACGCCTCCAGAGGGGAACTGCAGACAGTGTCACAGATCCTCCAGACCGGTTTGGtccactgtgatgtcactgattcACAGGGACACAGTGCACTGATCGCTGCCACA GTAAATTGCCATAATGATGTTATCCAGCTTTTGCTGGATATGGGTGCCGATGTTGACAAGTTGAATTGTGAAGGCATGTCTGCCCTGGCTGTGTGTCATGTCCTCTACTATCCTTTCCAGTCTCTGCACACCACCTCGACTGAGACACCCTCCAAAACTCAA GGCTTCAGGTCTCCATTTGGATGTGGGATCAGTCCCCAGATCAGCCACATGGACTtcaccacagacacacccag GACCGCAGAAAAACAAACGGAGCACATCTCGCATCACAGCAGTAAAGTGTCCAATGAGTTTTGGGCTGGCATTAATGAACCTGAGACCCCTGCAGACGCAGGAGACCCACAGGAGGAGAGAAacgagaaagagggggaaggggagggaAGAGGCTGCAAGgaaatgaggagagagggaaaggtaggagagaaagaagagagcagCAGAGGGGTGGATGAGAATGAGATCAAAGAGGAGGAAAGCGAGACGAAGAGCCGATGTGATCAAACATGGGAAAATGGAGAAAGTCAGCTgaaagagatggaaagagaattcaagatgggagagagagttgAGGAAGATGTCGAGGAGCGAGTACAGAATAATCATGAGGAGGATgtaaaggagaaagaagagagaggtgtGGAGCGCCTCATTCAGGTGTTGGATGGTCACATTGCACTGGGTGGCGTACAGTGGAAGGAATGTCGTGCTGAGGCAGCAGGAAGAGTTCAG CAGGGCAAAGACAAAGAACCGACCCCAAAGGCGACCTTTGACTCTGCCTGCTCCGTCAGCAGCTATAACATCCAGGTCACAGAGGACCTGATGCAGCGCTCAGCAGAGGCTCTGAGTCGCACAGGATTCCCTCAGCGCTCGGACACACAGGAGACTGTACGCAAAATGGCTGCCATGAAAATAGA ACACCGTGTTCGTTGGACCACTCTGAAACTATTGCTGGAACGAGGAGCTGACCCCAATGCATCCAGGGTCCCCATGCCGGTTCTCTTTTTAGCCATAATGGCTGCTGACACTGAGGCCGTCAggaggctgctgctgtgtggagCTCGCACTAACATTCCCCTTCCTGCTGAG AGAAAAGGCCTTCATCCCCTACACGTAGCTGCAGCACTGCCAGGTCCAGCAGGTCCCAGGATCACAGAGTTATTGCTCCACGCTGTCACTGACCCAGATGCACGAGCATGCGACCAGAATGAGATCTGTGAACGAGATACGGTCTGCGTGTTTCTCTCCTTTAAGCCTGAAACCTTAGTAGTCATATTCAAGGTACGGGTGGAACTGGAAAGAAAAGGATTTCAGTCtcagatgttttttgttgttgtttttttacagtttgtCATGAAGGCCCAGGAATCAGTAAACACCAGTAAGAACCCACAGGTCAAAGAGGGAGGCCGGACTGCGCTGCACATGGCCTGCCAGAGAGACAGTGACTATCGG AATGCCAGCAAGGTGGTAGCCCTCCTGCTGTCCCACAGAGCCCGCACAGACTTCCTCTGGAGTGGGCACTCACCTTTGTCCCTGGCTATAGCAAGTGGCAACGACCtg GCAGTGGAGGAGCTGTTGAATGGAGGTGCAGATCCCAACATCCCCCTGGGCCGTGGGGTGGGCAGCGCCCTTTGTGCCCTTGCCAACGTCAACTACCACTTAGGTGGTAACAGAGCTAAGCTG TTGGACACGTTGGCTAAAGCTGGTGCCGACATCTTGATGCCGGTGATGGTGGGGGATGTTGTGGGAACTGCAGTGGACTATGCACACTTCTCCTTCAACCAG GACTCGCGTATTGCCAACACTCCCTTTCACGTTCTGAACATGCGGGAGAGGGAAACATACACCGCACGACGCCAGCTGCTGAGCATGATGGGAGATCTGCTGAGAAAGATTGCTGGccagagagaaaaagaacatttagaGAGAGAGCAACGCCTTACGTTGAAGA TAACAGGGACAAGTAACACAGAGAGGTGTGTGTACACAGAGGCAGATGCCATTTCATCAAACATGCTCCTTCCCAGCTGTGAAAGTCTGTCACCCATAACAGAAAAGCAGag GAAACCAGTGATTAAGTTCTGCTATCAATGTGGTCGCTCGGTGTCCGTGAAGCTGACTGCATGTAGCCGCTGCCGCAAGGTCTTCTACTGTTCCAGGACCTGCCAACTGAAAGCATGGGATGAAAGACACAAGGGAGAGTGTATCCGGGTGACAG CTGATGGACTCCAGAAGAGTGTTGCATTTCAATCCCCAAGAGGCCCCGGGCCCCTGCCTGTCACATGgaaatcccacacacacaacaggcctTTGGGTGTCAAGTTGAAATTCCACAGACCCCTCAAGCCCATGGGCGTGGCAGAGGAAGTCTTGGAGAGCCAAGTCTACCTGAGCGAAAACTACAGCGGCAACTGA
- the ankmy1 gene encoding ankyrin repeat and MYND domain-containing protein 1 isoform X3 — protein sequence MLSTFDGVAAAPGRGAAEPGTVRRSDGHRGAPGLGVQEWPDGSTYEGGFVNGYKHGKGRYTWSNGEFYEGSFYKDYRHGGGLYCWPTGHTFTGKFYLNRKEGYGQQMLPEGATFKGLYHTDQRFGPGVVGHPDGREDVGLWLGERLLRLCTSVEEGFSLKNFHEYAAYMDPAVITMSMTQVQPPTSVLQSEARADSEVDTERDLLSDDFILPPGMESYSTDGDHLPLPPGRRKELDQHFDGELWEPDAYSYQGYKRDPLAPLPLQPRMLAHMHKHRLQAGIVGWDVASVLALNRDSFGPKGPLEVSSELLIQHASRGELQTVSQILQTGLVHCDVTDSQGHSALIAATVNCHNDVIQLLLDMGADVDKLNCEGMSALAVCHVLYYPFQSLHTTSTETPSKTQGFRSPFGCGISPQISHMDFTTDTPRTAEKQTEHISHHSSKVSNEFWAGINEPETPADAGDPQEERNEKEGEGEGRGCKEMRREGKVGEKEESSRGVDENEIKEEESETKSRCDQTWENGESQLKEMEREFKMGERVEEDVEERVQNNHEEDVKEKEERGVERLIQVLDGHIALGGVQWKECRAEAAGRVQGKDKEPTPKATFDSACSVSSYNIQVTEDLMQRSAEALSRTGFPQRSDTQETVRKMAAMKIEHRVRWTTLKLLLERGADPNASRVPMPVLFLAIMAADTEAVRRLLLCGARTNIPLPAERKGLHPLHVAAALPGPAGPRITELLLHAVTDPDARACDQNEICERDTVCVFLSFKPETLVVIFKVRVELERKGFQSQMFFVVVFLQFVMKAQESVNTSKNPQVKEGGRTALHMACQRDSDYRNASKVVALLLSHRARTDFLWSGHSPLSLAIASGNDLAVEELLNGGADPNIPLGRGVGSALCALANVNYHLGGNRAKLLDTLAKAGADILMPVMVGDVVGTAVDYAHFSFNQDSRIANTPFHVLNMRERETYTARRQLLSMMGDLLRKIAGQREKEHLEREQRLTLKITGTSNTERCVYTEADAISSNMLLPSCESLSPITEKQRKPVIKFCYQCGRSVSVKLTACSRCRKVFYCSRTCQLKAWDERHKGECIRVTADGLQKSVAFQSPRGPGPLPVTWKSHTHNRPLGVKLKFHRPLKPMGVAEEVLESQVYLSENYSGN from the exons ATGCTGTCGACCTTCGACGGTGTCGCGGCAGCACCGGGGCGAGGAGCTGCGGAGCCGGGGACAGTGAGACGGAGCGACGGCCACAGAGGAGCCCCAGGGCTCGGTGTTCAGGAGTGGCCGGATGGATCCACATACGAGGGAGGATTTGTGAACGGATACAAACACGGCAAAGGGAGGTACACCTGGAGCAATGGAGAG TTCTATGAGGGCTCTTTCTATAAAGACTACAGGCATGGGGGTGGACTCTACTGCTGGCCCACAGGCCACACGTTCACTGGCAAGTTCTATCTCAACAGAAAAGAAGGATATGGACAACAAATGTTGCCTGAAGGAGCCACCTTTAAG gGTTTGTACCATACTGACCAGAGGTTCGGGCCAGGTGTGGTTGGTCATCCAGATGGGCGTGAGGATGTGGGTCTTTGGCTCGGAGAGCGCCTGCTAAGGCTCTGTACCTCTGTAGAAGAGGGCTTCAGCCTGAAGAACTTTCATGAGTATGCTGCCTACATGGACCCAGCTGTCATCACAATGTCCATGACTCAGGTG CAGCCTCCCACTAGTGTTCTCCAGTCAGAAGCCAGAGCAGATTCTGAG GTGGATACGGAGAGAGATCTGCTGTCAGATGATTTCATCCTTCCCCCTGGTATGGAGAGTTACTCAACAGATGGGGATCACTTGCCGCTGCCCCCAGGCCGAAGGAAAGAGCTCGATCAGCACTTTGATGGCGAGCTGTGGGAGCCAGATGCTTATTCCTACCAAGGCTATAAGCGAGACCCACTCGCCCCCCTGCCCTTACAGCCCCGCATGCTggctcacatgcacaaacacag GCTACAGGCTGGAATTGTGGGCTGGGACGTGGCATCTGTTCTCGCACTGAACAGAGACAGTTTTGGGCCTAAAGGGCCTTTGGAAGTCAGCTCAGAGTTGTTGATCCAGCACGCCTCCAGAGGGGAACTGCAGACAGTGTCACAGATCCTCCAGACCGGTTTGGtccactgtgatgtcactgattcACAGGGACACAGTGCACTGATCGCTGCCACA GTAAATTGCCATAATGATGTTATCCAGCTTTTGCTGGATATGGGTGCCGATGTTGACAAGTTGAATTGTGAAGGCATGTCTGCCCTGGCTGTGTGTCATGTCCTCTACTATCCTTTCCAGTCTCTGCACACCACCTCGACTGAGACACCCTCCAAAACTCAA GGCTTCAGGTCTCCATTTGGATGTGGGATCAGTCCCCAGATCAGCCACATGGACTtcaccacagacacacccag GACCGCAGAAAAACAAACGGAGCACATCTCGCATCACAGCAGTAAAGTGTCCAATGAGTTTTGGGCTGGCATTAATGAACCTGAGACCCCTGCAGACGCAGGAGACCCACAGGAGGAGAGAAacgagaaagagggggaaggggagggaAGAGGCTGCAAGgaaatgaggagagagggaaaggtaggagagaaagaagagagcagCAGAGGGGTGGATGAGAATGAGATCAAAGAGGAGGAAAGCGAGACGAAGAGCCGATGTGATCAAACATGGGAAAATGGAGAAAGTCAGCTgaaagagatggaaagagaattcaagatgggagagagagttgAGGAAGATGTCGAGGAGCGAGTACAGAATAATCATGAGGAGGATgtaaaggagaaagaagagagaggtgtGGAGCGCCTCATTCAGGTGTTGGATGGTCACATTGCACTGGGTGGCGTACAGTGGAAGGAATGTCGTGCTGAGGCAGCAGGAAGAGTTCAG GGCAAAGACAAAGAACCGACCCCAAAGGCGACCTTTGACTCTGCCTGCTCCGTCAGCAGCTATAACATCCAGGTCACAGAGGACCTGATGCAGCGCTCAGCAGAGGCTCTGAGTCGCACAGGATTCCCTCAGCGCTCGGACACACAGGAGACTGTACGCAAAATGGCTGCCATGAAAATAGA ACACCGTGTTCGTTGGACCACTCTGAAACTATTGCTGGAACGAGGAGCTGACCCCAATGCATCCAGGGTCCCCATGCCGGTTCTCTTTTTAGCCATAATGGCTGCTGACACTGAGGCCGTCAggaggctgctgctgtgtggagCTCGCACTAACATTCCCCTTCCTGCTGAG AGAAAAGGCCTTCATCCCCTACACGTAGCTGCAGCACTGCCAGGTCCAGCAGGTCCCAGGATCACAGAGTTATTGCTCCACGCTGTCACTGACCCAGATGCACGAGCATGCGACCAGAATGAGATCTGTGAACGAGATACGGTCTGCGTGTTTCTCTCCTTTAAGCCTGAAACCTTAGTAGTCATATTCAAGGTACGGGTGGAACTGGAAAGAAAAGGATTTCAGTCtcagatgttttttgttgttgtttttttacagtttgtCATGAAGGCCCAGGAATCAGTAAACACCAGTAAGAACCCACAGGTCAAAGAGGGAGGCCGGACTGCGCTGCACATGGCCTGCCAGAGAGACAGTGACTATCGG AATGCCAGCAAGGTGGTAGCCCTCCTGCTGTCCCACAGAGCCCGCACAGACTTCCTCTGGAGTGGGCACTCACCTTTGTCCCTGGCTATAGCAAGTGGCAACGACCtg GCAGTGGAGGAGCTGTTGAATGGAGGTGCAGATCCCAACATCCCCCTGGGCCGTGGGGTGGGCAGCGCCCTTTGTGCCCTTGCCAACGTCAACTACCACTTAGGTGGTAACAGAGCTAAGCTG TTGGACACGTTGGCTAAAGCTGGTGCCGACATCTTGATGCCGGTGATGGTGGGGGATGTTGTGGGAACTGCAGTGGACTATGCACACTTCTCCTTCAACCAG GACTCGCGTATTGCCAACACTCCCTTTCACGTTCTGAACATGCGGGAGAGGGAAACATACACCGCACGACGCCAGCTGCTGAGCATGATGGGAGATCTGCTGAGAAAGATTGCTGGccagagagaaaaagaacatttagaGAGAGAGCAACGCCTTACGTTGAAGA TAACAGGGACAAGTAACACAGAGAGGTGTGTGTACACAGAGGCAGATGCCATTTCATCAAACATGCTCCTTCCCAGCTGTGAAAGTCTGTCACCCATAACAGAAAAGCAGag GAAACCAGTGATTAAGTTCTGCTATCAATGTGGTCGCTCGGTGTCCGTGAAGCTGACTGCATGTAGCCGCTGCCGCAAGGTCTTCTACTGTTCCAGGACCTGCCAACTGAAAGCATGGGATGAAAGACACAAGGGAGAGTGTATCCGGGTGACAG CTGATGGACTCCAGAAGAGTGTTGCATTTCAATCCCCAAGAGGCCCCGGGCCCCTGCCTGTCACATGgaaatcccacacacacaacaggcctTTGGGTGTCAAGTTGAAATTCCACAGACCCCTCAAGCCCATGGGCGTGGCAGAGGAAGTCTTGGAGAGCCAAGTCTACCTGAGCGAAAACTACAGCGGCAACTGA
- the ankmy1 gene encoding ankyrin repeat and MYND domain-containing protein 1 isoform X6, with translation MLSTFDGVAAAPGRGAAEPGTVRRSDGHRGAPGLGVQEWPDGSTYEGGFVNGYKHGKGRYTWSNGEFYEGSFYKDYRHGGGLYCWPTGHTFTGKFYLNRKEGYGQQMLPEGATFKGLYHTDQRFGPGVVGHPDGREDVGLWLGERLLRLCTSVEEGFSLKNFHEYAAYMDPAVITMSMTQPPTSVLQSEARADSEVDTERDLLSDDFILPPGMESYSTDGDHLPLPPGRRKELDQHFDGELWEPDAYSYQGYKRDPLAPLPLQPRMLAHMHKHRLQAGIVGWDVASVLALNRDSFGPKGPLEVSSELLIQHASRGELQTVSQILQTGLVHCDVTDSQGHSALIAATVNCHNDVIQLLLDMGADVDKLNCEGMSALAVCHVLYYPFQSLHTTSTETPSKTQGFRSPFGCGISPQISHMDFTTDTPRTAEKQTEHISHHSSKVSNEFWAGINEPETPADAGDPQEERNEKEGEGEGRGCKEMRREGKVGEKEESSRGVDENEIKEEESETKSRCDQTWENGESQLKEMEREFKMGERVEEDVEERVQNNHEEDVKEKEERGVERLIQVLDGHIALGGVQWKECRAEAAGRVQQGKDKEPTPKATFDSACSVSSYNIQVTEDLMQRSAEALSRTGFPQRSDTQETVRKMAAMKIEHRVRWTTLKLLLERGADPNASRVPMPVLFLAIMAADTEAVRRLLLCGARTNIPLPAERKGLHPLHVAAALPGPAGPRITELLLHAVTDPDARACDQNEICERDTFVMKAQESVNTSKNPQVKEGGRTALHMACQRDSDYRNASKVVALLLSHRARTDFLWSGHSPLSLAIASGNDLAVEELLNGGADPNIPLGRGVGSALCALANVNYHLGGNRAKLLDTLAKAGADILMPVMVGDVVGTAVDYAHFSFNQDSRIANTPFHVLNMRERETYTARRQLLSMMGDLLRKIAGQREKEHLEREQRLTLKITGTSNTERCVYTEADAISSNMLLPSCESLSPITEKQRKPVIKFCYQCGRSVSVKLTACSRCRKVFYCSRTCQLKAWDERHKGECIRVTADGLQKSVAFQSPRGPGPLPVTWKSHTHNRPLGVKLKFHRPLKPMGVAEEVLESQVYLSENYSGN, from the exons ATGCTGTCGACCTTCGACGGTGTCGCGGCAGCACCGGGGCGAGGAGCTGCGGAGCCGGGGACAGTGAGACGGAGCGACGGCCACAGAGGAGCCCCAGGGCTCGGTGTTCAGGAGTGGCCGGATGGATCCACATACGAGGGAGGATTTGTGAACGGATACAAACACGGCAAAGGGAGGTACACCTGGAGCAATGGAGAG TTCTATGAGGGCTCTTTCTATAAAGACTACAGGCATGGGGGTGGACTCTACTGCTGGCCCACAGGCCACACGTTCACTGGCAAGTTCTATCTCAACAGAAAAGAAGGATATGGACAACAAATGTTGCCTGAAGGAGCCACCTTTAAG gGTTTGTACCATACTGACCAGAGGTTCGGGCCAGGTGTGGTTGGTCATCCAGATGGGCGTGAGGATGTGGGTCTTTGGCTCGGAGAGCGCCTGCTAAGGCTCTGTACCTCTGTAGAAGAGGGCTTCAGCCTGAAGAACTTTCATGAGTATGCTGCCTACATGGACCCAGCTGTCATCACAATGTCCATGACTCAG CCTCCCACTAGTGTTCTCCAGTCAGAAGCCAGAGCAGATTCTGAG GTGGATACGGAGAGAGATCTGCTGTCAGATGATTTCATCCTTCCCCCTGGTATGGAGAGTTACTCAACAGATGGGGATCACTTGCCGCTGCCCCCAGGCCGAAGGAAAGAGCTCGATCAGCACTTTGATGGCGAGCTGTGGGAGCCAGATGCTTATTCCTACCAAGGCTATAAGCGAGACCCACTCGCCCCCCTGCCCTTACAGCCCCGCATGCTggctcacatgcacaaacacag GCTACAGGCTGGAATTGTGGGCTGGGACGTGGCATCTGTTCTCGCACTGAACAGAGACAGTTTTGGGCCTAAAGGGCCTTTGGAAGTCAGCTCAGAGTTGTTGATCCAGCACGCCTCCAGAGGGGAACTGCAGACAGTGTCACAGATCCTCCAGACCGGTTTGGtccactgtgatgtcactgattcACAGGGACACAGTGCACTGATCGCTGCCACA GTAAATTGCCATAATGATGTTATCCAGCTTTTGCTGGATATGGGTGCCGATGTTGACAAGTTGAATTGTGAAGGCATGTCTGCCCTGGCTGTGTGTCATGTCCTCTACTATCCTTTCCAGTCTCTGCACACCACCTCGACTGAGACACCCTCCAAAACTCAA GGCTTCAGGTCTCCATTTGGATGTGGGATCAGTCCCCAGATCAGCCACATGGACTtcaccacagacacacccag GACCGCAGAAAAACAAACGGAGCACATCTCGCATCACAGCAGTAAAGTGTCCAATGAGTTTTGGGCTGGCATTAATGAACCTGAGACCCCTGCAGACGCAGGAGACCCACAGGAGGAGAGAAacgagaaagagggggaaggggagggaAGAGGCTGCAAGgaaatgaggagagagggaaaggtaggagagaaagaagagagcagCAGAGGGGTGGATGAGAATGAGATCAAAGAGGAGGAAAGCGAGACGAAGAGCCGATGTGATCAAACATGGGAAAATGGAGAAAGTCAGCTgaaagagatggaaagagaattcaagatgggagagagagttgAGGAAGATGTCGAGGAGCGAGTACAGAATAATCATGAGGAGGATgtaaaggagaaagaagagagaggtgtGGAGCGCCTCATTCAGGTGTTGGATGGTCACATTGCACTGGGTGGCGTACAGTGGAAGGAATGTCGTGCTGAGGCAGCAGGAAGAGTTCAG CAGGGCAAAGACAAAGAACCGACCCCAAAGGCGACCTTTGACTCTGCCTGCTCCGTCAGCAGCTATAACATCCAGGTCACAGAGGACCTGATGCAGCGCTCAGCAGAGGCTCTGAGTCGCACAGGATTCCCTCAGCGCTCGGACACACAGGAGACTGTACGCAAAATGGCTGCCATGAAAATAGA ACACCGTGTTCGTTGGACCACTCTGAAACTATTGCTGGAACGAGGAGCTGACCCCAATGCATCCAGGGTCCCCATGCCGGTTCTCTTTTTAGCCATAATGGCTGCTGACACTGAGGCCGTCAggaggctgctgctgtgtggagCTCGCACTAACATTCCCCTTCCTGCTGAG AGAAAAGGCCTTCATCCCCTACACGTAGCTGCAGCACTGCCAGGTCCAGCAGGTCCCAGGATCACAGAGTTATTGCTCCACGCTGTCACTGACCCAGATGCACGAGCATGCGACCAGAATGAGATCTGTGAACGAGATACG tttgtCATGAAGGCCCAGGAATCAGTAAACACCAGTAAGAACCCACAGGTCAAAGAGGGAGGCCGGACTGCGCTGCACATGGCCTGCCAGAGAGACAGTGACTATCGG AATGCCAGCAAGGTGGTAGCCCTCCTGCTGTCCCACAGAGCCCGCACAGACTTCCTCTGGAGTGGGCACTCACCTTTGTCCCTGGCTATAGCAAGTGGCAACGACCtg GCAGTGGAGGAGCTGTTGAATGGAGGTGCAGATCCCAACATCCCCCTGGGCCGTGGGGTGGGCAGCGCCCTTTGTGCCCTTGCCAACGTCAACTACCACTTAGGTGGTAACAGAGCTAAGCTG TTGGACACGTTGGCTAAAGCTGGTGCCGACATCTTGATGCCGGTGATGGTGGGGGATGTTGTGGGAACTGCAGTGGACTATGCACACTTCTCCTTCAACCAG GACTCGCGTATTGCCAACACTCCCTTTCACGTTCTGAACATGCGGGAGAGGGAAACATACACCGCACGACGCCAGCTGCTGAGCATGATGGGAGATCTGCTGAGAAAGATTGCTGGccagagagaaaaagaacatttagaGAGAGAGCAACGCCTTACGTTGAAGA TAACAGGGACAAGTAACACAGAGAGGTGTGTGTACACAGAGGCAGATGCCATTTCATCAAACATGCTCCTTCCCAGCTGTGAAAGTCTGTCACCCATAACAGAAAAGCAGag GAAACCAGTGATTAAGTTCTGCTATCAATGTGGTCGCTCGGTGTCCGTGAAGCTGACTGCATGTAGCCGCTGCCGCAAGGTCTTCTACTGTTCCAGGACCTGCCAACTGAAAGCATGGGATGAAAGACACAAGGGAGAGTGTATCCGGGTGACAG CTGATGGACTCCAGAAGAGTGTTGCATTTCAATCCCCAAGAGGCCCCGGGCCCCTGCCTGTCACATGgaaatcccacacacacaacaggcctTTGGGTGTCAAGTTGAAATTCCACAGACCCCTCAAGCCCATGGGCGTGGCAGAGGAAGTCTTGGAGAGCCAAGTCTACCTGAGCGAAAACTACAGCGGCAACTGA